Proteins found in one Sphingomonas sp. SORGH_AS_0879 genomic segment:
- a CDS encoding TonB-dependent receptor domain-containing protein, with product MAWGLALVAGGWVMPAAGQRTAENTVREAEDGFGKSVGSESIGIYASGEVRGFSATEAGNNRIEGVYWDRAAILSSVITRETTTHVGLSAFGYPLPAPTGIIDHEMRRAGTKPVVSVQVNSGDYLGTDLVVDAAIPIGDRIGINLDAALYDDEYVSGAGGWFVSYGGIARVRPADGVELTGFYGGYSFGDEEQAPTIFTADGRVPGRIPRRRFFGQDWADWAGQAFNYGGLAKATLGKWQVMAGAFRSRFARDEYHTAFYRGVDANGVGRSFVLAGEDQTTASTSGELRVSRLIEDGPRRHRLLVSVRARDVAARYGGLATADFGLATIGVPDPKPQPRLVPGERTRDDVQQTSYAIGYELRWARLLELNLGLTRTDYRKTVAVPGAPAVLQHDRPWLWNAALALLPTERLTLYAATTRGLEESGIAPGNASNPGAALPALRTRQYEAGARYAFSGGWRATAAVFDIAKPYFDLDRRDGMFRQLGTVTHRGAEASLSGSPLEGLSMVAGMVWLRPRVTGQAVDDGRIGARPIGRTPLFIDASADYRIPGLAGVSVDAHATFEARRTANAANTAALPARAILDLGARYRSRIGRVPTLLRLQVRNVADTFGWRVSGGGGYTLLPGRRVTASLTADF from the coding sequence ATGGCATGGGGGCTGGCGCTGGTCGCCGGGGGCTGGGTCATGCCCGCCGCCGGGCAGCGCACGGCCGAGAATACGGTGCGCGAGGCGGAGGACGGCTTCGGCAAGAGCGTCGGCAGCGAGTCCATCGGCATCTATGCCAGCGGCGAGGTGCGCGGCTTCAGCGCGACCGAGGCAGGGAACAACCGGATCGAGGGCGTCTACTGGGACCGTGCCGCCATATTGAGCAGCGTCATCACGCGGGAAACGACGACCCACGTCGGCCTCAGTGCCTTTGGCTATCCCCTGCCCGCACCGACCGGGATCATCGACCATGAGATGCGGCGCGCGGGAACGAAGCCGGTGGTCAGCGTGCAGGTGAACAGCGGCGACTATCTGGGGACCGACCTGGTCGTCGATGCGGCCATCCCGATCGGCGACCGGATCGGCATCAACCTGGATGCGGCGCTGTACGACGATGAGTATGTCAGCGGCGCCGGGGGCTGGTTTGTCAGCTATGGCGGGATTGCGCGGGTGCGGCCCGCCGACGGCGTCGAGTTGACCGGCTTCTATGGCGGCTACAGCTTTGGCGACGAGGAACAGGCACCGACGATCTTCACCGCCGATGGTCGCGTTCCGGGACGCATTCCCCGCCGCCGCTTCTTCGGGCAGGACTGGGCCGACTGGGCGGGGCAGGCCTTCAACTATGGCGGGCTGGCCAAGGCGACGCTCGGCAAATGGCAGGTCATGGCAGGTGCCTTTCGCAGCCGTTTCGCCCGCGACGAATATCACACCGCCTTTTATCGCGGGGTCGATGCGAACGGGGTGGGACGGTCCTTCGTCCTGGCGGGCGAGGATCAGACGACCGCCTCCACCTCGGGCGAGCTGCGGGTCAGCCGCCTGATCGAGGACGGTCCGCGTCGCCACCGGCTGCTCGTGTCGGTACGCGCTCGCGACGTGGCGGCGCGTTATGGCGGGCTGGCCACCGCCGATTTCGGGCTGGCGACGATCGGCGTTCCCGATCCAAAGCCCCAACCGCGGCTGGTTCCCGGCGAGCGGACGCGCGACGATGTGCAGCAGACGAGCTATGCCATCGGTTATGAACTGCGCTGGGCGCGGCTGCTCGAACTCAATCTGGGCCTGACACGCACCGATTACCGCAAGACGGTCGCGGTGCCGGGAGCGCCGGCCGTGCTCCAACACGACCGGCCATGGTTGTGGAACGCCGCGCTGGCGCTGCTGCCGACCGAGCGACTGACGCTCTACGCCGCGACGACGCGCGGGCTGGAGGAAAGCGGGATCGCGCCGGGCAATGCGAGCAACCCCGGCGCGGCGCTGCCCGCGCTGCGCACCCGGCAATATGAGGCGGGCGCGCGCTATGCCTTTTCCGGCGGCTGGCGGGCGACGGCGGCGGTGTTCGACATCGCCAAGCCCTATTTCGATCTCGACCGGCGCGACGGCATGTTTCGCCAGCTGGGCACCGTCACCCATCGCGGAGCGGAGGCGTCGCTGTCGGGCAGTCCGCTGGAGGGCCTGAGCATGGTCGCCGGCATGGTCTGGCTACGGCCCCGCGTGACCGGCCAGGCGGTCGACGACGGGCGGATCGGCGCGCGCCCCATCGGCCGCACGCCGCTATTCATCGATGCCAGCGCCGATTATCGGATTCCGGGCCTTGCCGGTGTCTCGGTCGACGCCCATGCGACCTTCGAGGCGCGGCGGACCGCCAATGCCGCGAACACCGCCGCGCTCCCGGCCCGCGCGATCCTCGACCTCGGTGCCCGCTATCGCAGTCGCATCGGCCGCGTGCCGACGCT